One stretch of Chryseobacterium indologenes DNA includes these proteins:
- a CDS encoding transposase, translating to MIYKEIHIGEYIKQKVKQENIDTDRLMRFLDLSEEEIQKVYQEPEITTDMLLKWSKILEYDFFRLYSQHLILYAPPKCADTENKTKNSPLPVFRKNIYTKEIIDFMIELIRSGQKTKLQIIEDYRIPKTTLYKWLKKYDEQLLTPDQRDEDFI from the coding sequence ATGATCTATAAAGAAATACATATTGGAGAATATATAAAGCAAAAAGTGAAACAGGAAAATATTGATACAGATCGTCTCATGCGTTTCCTTGATCTTTCAGAAGAAGAGATACAAAAAGTATATCAGGAACCGGAAATTACAACAGACATGTTACTGAAATGGTCTAAAATTCTTGAATATGATTTTTTCAGGCTCTATTCTCAGCATTTAATTCTATATGCTCCTCCCAAATGTGCTGACACTGAAAATAAAACAAAAAATTCTCCTTTGCCTGTATTTAGGAAAAACATCTATACAAAAGAGATTATAGATTTTATGATTGAGCTGATCCGAAGTGGGCAAAAAACAAAATTACAAATCATAGAAGACTACAGAATTCCAAAAACAACACTTTATAAATGGCTTAAAAAATATGATGAACAACTTCTAACACCCGATCAAAGAGATGAAGACTTTATTTAA
- a CDS encoding helix-turn-helix domain-containing protein — MKTLFNRLLEKKKNRPNFKRIYIDMIRLKYPDKTKELLKILDKEILTDYDLLQLNKSLFGNQQYNQKLKAYDRETILRILDFQKNNNLNNTQLASHFKLSRNTVTKWKKIFI; from the coding sequence ATGAAGACTTTATTTAACAGATTACTTGAAAAGAAAAAGAACAGACCGAATTTTAAAAGGATATATATAGATATGATCCGTTTAAAATATCCGGATAAAACAAAAGAACTTTTAAAAATTTTAGACAAAGAAATACTTACTGACTACGATTTGCTACAATTGAATAAAAGTTTATTTGGAAATCAACAGTATAACCAAAAATTAAAAGCCTATGATAGAGAAACCATCCTCAGAATCCTTGACTTTCAAAAAAACAACAATTTAAATAACACCCAACTGGCATCGCATTTTAAGCTCAGCAGAAATACGGTAACCAAATGGAAAAAAATTTTTATCTAG